In a single window of the Niabella ginsenosidivorans genome:
- a CDS encoding site-specific integrase: protein MNIGRRKNAKGDKYLYYYDNGRGKGQRPSMGLFLYVKPQNAAEKQHNIETKALIDVKKGQAILDQQSVGTGFIPQHKFKANFLDYYADYVEKNKRKGNRHLQNSFTQFKIFINKSFVAPIEITENLAKRFRRFLLDHFTGDTPMNYFSRFKWVVNAATSDGYFREAPTEKVAARANPSKHLKELLEVEEYFALLKTPCSNQQVQFGFLFTCYTGVRWCDVEDLRWHQLNGNKLTTRIIQHKTGLPVMLYLHPVAMAILNVLRPTGTEEEYAGQKVFALPGQDACNKILAEWMRTAGINKHITWSCGRLSFSILLQDQRVDDATVAYLMGHATTKQVSKNYKRHRPKDQTSTIHLLPLPKQLPPIFSN from the coding sequence ATGAATATCGGGAGAAGAAAGAACGCGAAAGGCGATAAGTATCTTTATTACTATGATAACGGCAGGGGTAAAGGCCAACGCCCCTCCATGGGCTTATTTCTTTACGTAAAACCTCAAAACGCTGCAGAGAAGCAGCATAATATTGAAACAAAGGCTTTAATTGATGTAAAAAAAGGCCAGGCTATTTTGGATCAGCAGTCAGTGGGAACAGGATTTATTCCCCAGCATAAGTTTAAGGCGAATTTCCTTGATTACTATGCTGACTATGTGGAAAAGAATAAACGTAAAGGTAACCGGCACCTGCAAAATAGCTTCACGCAGTTTAAAATATTTATCAATAAGAGTTTTGTTGCTCCAATTGAAATTACGGAGAACCTCGCCAAACGGTTTAGAAGATTTTTATTAGATCATTTCACCGGCGATACGCCAATGAATTATTTTTCCCGTTTTAAGTGGGTAGTCAATGCAGCTACCAGCGATGGTTATTTTCGTGAAGCGCCCACTGAAAAAGTAGCAGCACGCGCTAACCCAAGCAAACATTTAAAAGAGCTATTAGAAGTAGAAGAATACTTCGCTTTGCTGAAGACCCCCTGTTCCAATCAGCAGGTACAATTTGGTTTCCTGTTCACCTGCTATACAGGGGTAAGATGGTGCGATGTGGAAGACCTGCGCTGGCATCAGTTAAACGGAAACAAGCTTACAACACGCATTATACAACATAAAACAGGCCTTCCCGTTATGCTGTACTTGCACCCGGTAGCTATGGCAATATTAAATGTGCTGAGGCCCACAGGTACTGAAGAAGAATATGCTGGCCAGAAAGTATTTGCGCTTCCGGGTCAGGACGCCTGTAATAAGATTCTCGCAGAATGGATGCGCACTGCAGGTATCAATAAGCATATTACCTGGTCCTGCGGTCGGTTAAGCTTTTCTATATTGCTACAGGATCAGCGGGTAGATGATGCTACTGTAGCCTATTTAATGGGACATGCTACTACCAAACAAGTGAGCAAGAATTATAAAAGGCACCGGCCCAAAGATCAGACGTCAACTATACATCTGTTACCTCTCCCGAAACAGTTGCCACCCATATTCAGTAATTAG
- the traN gene encoding conjugative transposon protein TraN produces MNRLCVSRLMGIFFLFAVKTVIAQDTELPATTIAPYDISVSYHQTTNLIFPYAVKSVDIGSNTVLAQKAKNVENILQLKAGTEQFTPTNISVVTDDDTFYSFVLHYTDNPSNLNISFANGGPVQLAGNLPNARLLEQEAWQVAAKRSFMHLKQNEQALNLKLNGMFYSEKNLWLKLGITNQSEVDFQPAYLRFFLRDKKQVKRTALNETEILPLFKPSLYTVKGNASSVWPVAFKPFTVPKHQRLIVQASDESGGRMIVLPIKSRFFLKAHRLP; encoded by the coding sequence ATGAACAGATTATGTGTGTCCCGGTTAATGGGGATCTTTTTTCTCTTTGCAGTTAAAACCGTAATAGCGCAGGATACAGAGCTACCTGCAACAACGATTGCACCTTATGACATTTCCGTCAGTTATCATCAGACTACCAACCTGATTTTCCCTTACGCGGTTAAAAGTGTTGATATTGGCAGTAATACAGTGCTTGCCCAGAAAGCAAAAAATGTTGAAAACATCCTGCAACTAAAAGCAGGTACCGAACAGTTTACACCTACCAACATTTCTGTGGTAACGGACGATGATACATTCTACTCTTTTGTCCTTCATTATACCGACAACCCATCCAACCTGAACATCAGTTTTGCAAATGGCGGACCGGTGCAGTTGGCCGGTAACCTGCCTAATGCGCGGCTGCTGGAACAGGAAGCCTGGCAGGTAGCAGCGAAGCGCTCATTTATGCATTTGAAACAAAATGAACAGGCGCTCAACCTGAAATTAAACGGCATGTTCTATTCTGAAAAGAACCTGTGGCTGAAGCTGGGAATAACCAATCAATCCGAGGTGGATTTTCAACCGGCGTATCTGCGTTTCTTCCTGCGGGATAAAAAGCAGGTGAAACGTACTGCCCTTAATGAAACAGAAATACTTCCACTATTTAAGCCTTCACTGTACACGGTTAAAGGAAATGCATCATCCGTATGGCCTGTTGCTTTTAAACCTTTCACAGTGCCAAAACATCAGCGGTTAATCGTGCAGGCAAGTGACGAAAGCGGAGGCCGTATGATCGTGCTGCCTATTAAAAGCAGGTTTTTTCTCAAAGCACACCGGCTGCCTTAA
- a CDS encoding glycoside hydrolase family 2 protein produces MIRSVLFFVLALLCGNQLTAQGSRKITAFNTGWNFTKDTVAGKWEAVTLPHTYNKTDMQLGKNFYTGDAYYRKQFSVGDQLKGKRIFLRFEGVGEIATVYVNGKFLTEHRGGYSAFAFEITNVIKYGALNELLVKTNNAAHPDIIPVNHFLFPVYGGIYRPVSMIVTSPVNITVTDYASSGIQIIQKEVSPEKAHITVNAKLENREMHYRDVIMKTALLDSKGNLVVETQKKIALSPQGITYANDSLYLKNPHLWNGIKDPYLYRVDVSLLRNGQEIDRVEQPLGIRNIELIAGKGVFLNGVKYPMYGVTRHQDRWQYGNALSPGQEREDMQLIKEIGATTIRLAHYQQSDHIYSLADSIGFLIWAEIPFVNAVTTKEGANAKQQMEELVRQNRNHPSIYMWGMHNEVYSKTKDDYVPVLTRELNDIAKTNDPYRYTASVNGYGTMDRPENLAGDVQGMNRYYGWYEGAIDDLEKWATTIEQQYPDYKVMLTEYGADGNIDQGSDTLPDRKSIDPVSGQFSPENYQTETHIHQWAIIEKHPCILASYLWNMFEFATPLWNRGGVNARNLKGIVTFDRRRKKDAFYWYKANWSPEPMVYLANRRDSIRTGSAATIQVFANMGPVVLKLNGKTIAGRAGVNDKHWLFDVTLKKGKNKIEAIAGKGKTCSDLMYWTLKQAR; encoded by the coding sequence AATAAGACCGATATGCAGCTGGGTAAAAATTTTTATACGGGAGATGCCTATTACCGGAAACAATTTTCAGTAGGCGACCAACTTAAAGGAAAAAGGATTTTTTTAAGGTTTGAGGGGGTTGGCGAAATTGCTACTGTATACGTTAACGGTAAATTTTTAACAGAGCACAGGGGCGGCTATTCCGCTTTTGCATTTGAGATTACAAATGTTATAAAATACGGTGCCCTGAATGAGTTGCTGGTAAAGACCAATAATGCGGCGCACCCGGATATTATTCCTGTTAATCATTTCCTGTTCCCTGTTTACGGGGGCATTTACCGCCCCGTAAGCATGATCGTAACGTCACCGGTAAATATTACCGTTACTGATTATGCTTCTTCCGGCATTCAGATCATACAGAAAGAGGTTTCACCAGAAAAAGCGCATATAACCGTAAATGCGAAGCTGGAAAACAGGGAAATGCATTACCGGGATGTGATAATGAAAACGGCCCTGCTGGATAGCAAAGGGAACCTGGTGGTGGAAACACAAAAGAAGATAGCCTTAAGCCCCCAGGGAATTACTTATGCCAATGATTCGCTGTATTTGAAGAACCCCCATCTGTGGAATGGCATAAAAGATCCCTATTTGTACCGGGTTGACGTATCATTGCTTCGGAATGGGCAGGAAATAGACCGGGTGGAGCAGCCTTTGGGCATCCGGAACATTGAACTTATAGCCGGTAAAGGTGTTTTTCTGAATGGCGTAAAATACCCTATGTACGGTGTTACCAGGCACCAGGATCGCTGGCAATATGGTAACGCCCTTTCACCCGGGCAGGAAAGAGAAGATATGCAGCTGATAAAGGAAATAGGGGCTACAACCATCAGGCTGGCCCACTATCAGCAATCGGATCATATTTATTCACTGGCAGATTCCATTGGCTTTTTAATCTGGGCAGAGATCCCTTTTGTAAATGCGGTAACCACCAAAGAAGGAGCCAACGCTAAACAGCAGATGGAGGAACTGGTACGCCAGAACAGGAACCATCCATCTATTTACATGTGGGGCATGCATAATGAAGTGTATTCAAAAACAAAAGATGATTATGTGCCGGTACTGACCCGGGAACTGAATGATATTGCAAAGACCAATGACCCTTACCGGTATACAGCTTCTGTGAATGGATATGGTACGATGGACCGGCCCGAGAACCTTGCAGGCGATGTGCAGGGCATGAACCGCTATTATGGCTGGTATGAAGGCGCCATTGACGATCTGGAAAAATGGGCGACCACCATAGAGCAGCAATACCCGGACTATAAGGTAATGCTTACGGAGTACGGCGCCGACGGCAATATAGATCAGGGCTCAGACACTTTGCCTGACCGTAAAAGCATTGATCCGGTATCCGGCCAGTTCTCCCCGGAAAATTACCAGACGGAAACACACATACATCAATGGGCCATTATTGAAAAGCATCCCTGCATACTGGCCTCATATTTATGGAACATGTTTGAGTTTGCCACGCCTTTATGGAACAGGGGCGGGGTGAACGCTCGTAATCTTAAGGGGATTGTTACTTTCGATCGCCGGCGGAAAAAAGATGCTTTTTACTGGTATAAGGCCAACTGGAGCCCGGAGCCGATGGTATACCTGGCTAACAGGCGCGACAGTATACGCACAGGATCTGCAGCAACCATCCAGGTTTTTGCAAATATGGGACCGGTTGTCTTAAAGCTGAATGGTAAAACAATAGCTGGACGCGCCGGTGTTAACGATAAGCACTGGCTGTTTGATGTAACCCTTAAAAAAGGTAAAAATAAGATCGAAGCAATTGCCGGGAAAGGCAAAACCTGTTCAGATTTGATGTACTGGACTTTAAAGCAGGCCAGGTGA